Proteins encoded together in one Bombus vancouverensis nearcticus chromosome 14, iyBomVanc1_principal, whole genome shotgun sequence window:
- the Dhit gene encoding regulator of G protein signaling double hit isoform X1: MIEMSSGIGATAMGIDVSHGAGGGEGVAGGCRLRAQSQSQASGSSGNSQQSSQQQQQQQQQQQPSSQQPQQQQQRQSSGIMGRLKKDNCCLCWCWCCSCSCLSALRGNSAGAGGAIDQGKKKGNSGVEHSELCDTGNGLDGLDGLDGNVECSLEEIRSWGSSFDKLMRSDAGRKFFREFLLSEYSEENIAFWLACEQLKHESNSEKIEENARYIYDRYISTVSEKEVSLDSRVREIVNRNMVQPTPNTFDEAQLQIYTLMHRDSYPRFVNSEIYRRAARLSSGTTGSSNQEHGNTAKSKGKRSTT, translated from the exons ATGATAGAG ATGTCGAGCGGAATCGGTGCAACTGCAATGGGGATCGACGTTAGTCACGGGGCAGGGGGTGGCGAGGGTGTCGCCGGTGGGTGCCGGCTCCGCGCGCAGAGCCAAAGCCAGGCGAGCGGATCGTCGGGCAACTCGCAGCAGTCCtcgcagcagcagcaacagcagcaacaacagcagcaacccTCGTCGCAGCAgccgcagcagcagcagcaacgcCAGTCATCCGGAATCATGGGCCGCTTGAAGAAGGACAACTGTTGCCTGTGCTGGTGCTGGTGTTGTAGTTGCTCGTG TTTGTCGGCGTTGAGGGGAAATTCGGCAGGCGCAGGAGGCGCGATCGATCAGGGGAAGAAGAAAGGGAACTCGGGTGTGGAACACAGCGAATTGTGCGACACGGGGAACGGACTCGACGGCTTGGATGGTCTCGATGGAAACGTGGAGTGCAGCCTGGAGGAGATCAGGTCGTGGGGCTCGTCCTTCGATAAACTGATGAGGAGCGACGCGGGCCGTAAATTCTTCAGGGAGTTCCTCCTCAGCGAGTACAGCGAGGAGAACATCGCGTTCTGGCTCGCTTGCGAGCAACTGAAACACGAGAGCAATTCCGAGAAGATCGAAGAGAACGCACGCTACATCTACGATCGTTACATATCCACAGTCTCGGAGAAAGAG GTGAGTCTGGACTCGCGAGTGCGCGAAATAGTGAACCGTAACATGGTGCAGCCAACGCCGAACACCTTCGACGAGGCCCAGCTGCAGATCTACACCCTGATGCACCGGGACTCGTATCCCCGTTTCGTGAACAGCGAGATCTATCGACGGGCGGCGAGACTGAGCAGCGGAACGACGGGATCGAGCAATCAGGAACACGGCAACACAGCCAAGTCGAAGGGGAAGAGGTCCACCACGTAA
- the Dhit gene encoding regulator of G protein signaling double hit isoform X3, with product MIEMSSGIGATAMGIDVSHGAGGGEGVAGGCRLRAQSQSQASGSSGNSQQSSQQQQQQQQQQQPSSQQPQQQQQRQSSGIMGRLKKDNCCLCCLSALRGNSAGAGGAIDQGKKKGNSGVEHSELCDTGNGLDGLDGLDGNVECSLEEIRSWGSSFDKLMRSDAGRKFFREFLLSEYSEENIAFWLACEQLKHESNSEKIEENARYIYDRYISTVSEKEVSLDSRVREIVNRNMVQPTPNTFDEAQLQIYTLMHRDSYPRFVNSEIYRRAARLSSGTTGSSNQEHGNTAKSKGKRSTT from the exons ATGATAGAG ATGTCGAGCGGAATCGGTGCAACTGCAATGGGGATCGACGTTAGTCACGGGGCAGGGGGTGGCGAGGGTGTCGCCGGTGGGTGCCGGCTCCGCGCGCAGAGCCAAAGCCAGGCGAGCGGATCGTCGGGCAACTCGCAGCAGTCCtcgcagcagcagcaacagcagcaacaacagcagcaacccTCGTCGCAGCAgccgcagcagcagcagcaacgcCAGTCATCCGGAATCATGGGCCGCTTGAAGAAGGACAACTGTTGCCTGTGCTG TTTGTCGGCGTTGAGGGGAAATTCGGCAGGCGCAGGAGGCGCGATCGATCAGGGGAAGAAGAAAGGGAACTCGGGTGTGGAACACAGCGAATTGTGCGACACGGGGAACGGACTCGACGGCTTGGATGGTCTCGATGGAAACGTGGAGTGCAGCCTGGAGGAGATCAGGTCGTGGGGCTCGTCCTTCGATAAACTGATGAGGAGCGACGCGGGCCGTAAATTCTTCAGGGAGTTCCTCCTCAGCGAGTACAGCGAGGAGAACATCGCGTTCTGGCTCGCTTGCGAGCAACTGAAACACGAGAGCAATTCCGAGAAGATCGAAGAGAACGCACGCTACATCTACGATCGTTACATATCCACAGTCTCGGAGAAAGAG GTGAGTCTGGACTCGCGAGTGCGCGAAATAGTGAACCGTAACATGGTGCAGCCAACGCCGAACACCTTCGACGAGGCCCAGCTGCAGATCTACACCCTGATGCACCGGGACTCGTATCCCCGTTTCGTGAACAGCGAGATCTATCGACGGGCGGCGAGACTGAGCAGCGGAACGACGGGATCGAGCAATCAGGAACACGGCAACACAGCCAAGTCGAAGGGGAAGAGGTCCACCACGTAA
- the Dhit gene encoding regulator of G protein signaling double hit isoform X2, with translation MIEMSSGIGATAMGIDVSHGAGGGEGVAGGCRLRAQSQSQASGSSGNSQQSSQQQQQQQQQQQPSSQQPQQQQQRQSSGIMGRLKKDNCCLCWCWCCSCSLSALRGNSAGAGGAIDQGKKKGNSGVEHSELCDTGNGLDGLDGLDGNVECSLEEIRSWGSSFDKLMRSDAGRKFFREFLLSEYSEENIAFWLACEQLKHESNSEKIEENARYIYDRYISTVSEKEVSLDSRVREIVNRNMVQPTPNTFDEAQLQIYTLMHRDSYPRFVNSEIYRRAARLSSGTTGSSNQEHGNTAKSKGKRSTT, from the exons ATGATAGAG ATGTCGAGCGGAATCGGTGCAACTGCAATGGGGATCGACGTTAGTCACGGGGCAGGGGGTGGCGAGGGTGTCGCCGGTGGGTGCCGGCTCCGCGCGCAGAGCCAAAGCCAGGCGAGCGGATCGTCGGGCAACTCGCAGCAGTCCtcgcagcagcagcaacagcagcaacaacagcagcaacccTCGTCGCAGCAgccgcagcagcagcagcaacgcCAGTCATCCGGAATCATGGGCCGCTTGAAGAAGGACAACTGTTGCCTGTGCTGGTGCTGGTGTTGTAGTTGCTC TTTGTCGGCGTTGAGGGGAAATTCGGCAGGCGCAGGAGGCGCGATCGATCAGGGGAAGAAGAAAGGGAACTCGGGTGTGGAACACAGCGAATTGTGCGACACGGGGAACGGACTCGACGGCTTGGATGGTCTCGATGGAAACGTGGAGTGCAGCCTGGAGGAGATCAGGTCGTGGGGCTCGTCCTTCGATAAACTGATGAGGAGCGACGCGGGCCGTAAATTCTTCAGGGAGTTCCTCCTCAGCGAGTACAGCGAGGAGAACATCGCGTTCTGGCTCGCTTGCGAGCAACTGAAACACGAGAGCAATTCCGAGAAGATCGAAGAGAACGCACGCTACATCTACGATCGTTACATATCCACAGTCTCGGAGAAAGAG GTGAGTCTGGACTCGCGAGTGCGCGAAATAGTGAACCGTAACATGGTGCAGCCAACGCCGAACACCTTCGACGAGGCCCAGCTGCAGATCTACACCCTGATGCACCGGGACTCGTATCCCCGTTTCGTGAACAGCGAGATCTATCGACGGGCGGCGAGACTGAGCAGCGGAACGACGGGATCGAGCAATCAGGAACACGGCAACACAGCCAAGTCGAAGGGGAAGAGGTCCACCACGTAA